In Synechococcus sp. Nb3U1, one DNA window encodes the following:
- a CDS encoding metallophosphoesterase family protein, translating into MARSTCTFLHLADVHLGYDRYDSPERSKDFFLAFRDVVQRYAIQNRVDFVVIAGDLFEHRQIQPGVLNQAQIVLRALKQAEIPVLAIEGNHDNRPFGVKTSWLRYLADHGELILLEPSEGEQGIHLQPWSEQTRRGAYWDLPCGVRVIGSQWYGSAAPKSIEQLSAAIRQLPPGPERVVLMFHHGLEGQIARYQGALRYSELLPLKEAGVGYLALGHIHKSYSEGGWVFNPGSLEANSTAEWDFERGAYRVQWGDGGPQAELVRDYYQRPCQRLRLEIKGKETPEQVAAALLTLAEGSRPQEESPEPIVEVRLVGQVGFAKHDLDSRALQRQLQQVTGALILLFRFEATPLELGSAAITLEEEGQRLQIEEKIYTDLLSGHAHYRKRSIELAHLLLDLKEKVLDGQEESEVYSHLSSTFLEEED; encoded by the coding sequence ATGGCCCGATCAACCTGCACCTTTCTGCATCTGGCTGATGTTCACCTGGGTTATGACCGTTATGACAGCCCGGAACGGAGTAAGGATTTCTTTTTGGCTTTTCGGGATGTGGTGCAGCGTTATGCTATTCAGAATCGGGTCGATTTTGTGGTTATTGCCGGAGACCTGTTTGAGCATCGGCAAATTCAGCCGGGGGTACTCAATCAGGCCCAGATCGTTTTACGGGCACTGAAACAGGCGGAAATTCCCGTGCTGGCCATCGAAGGCAATCATGACAATCGACCTTTTGGGGTAAAAACCAGTTGGCTGCGCTACCTAGCGGATCATGGGGAGCTGATTTTGCTAGAGCCCAGCGAAGGGGAGCAGGGGATTCATCTGCAGCCTTGGTCAGAGCAAACTCGCAGAGGAGCCTATTGGGATTTGCCCTGCGGGGTTAGGGTGATCGGATCCCAGTGGTACGGGTCAGCAGCCCCCAAATCGATCGAGCAGTTGTCGGCGGCGATTCGTCAGTTGCCTCCTGGCCCAGAACGAGTGGTGCTGATGTTTCATCACGGCTTGGAAGGGCAAATCGCGCGGTATCAGGGGGCTTTGCGCTACAGCGAATTGTTGCCCCTCAAGGAAGCGGGGGTGGGCTACTTGGCTTTGGGACACATTCACAAGAGCTACTCTGAGGGGGGCTGGGTGTTTAATCCGGGATCCCTGGAGGCCAACAGCACCGCCGAATGGGACTTTGAGCGCGGCGCCTACCGGGTGCAATGGGGAGATGGCGGGCCCCAAGCTGAATTGGTGCGGGACTACTATCAGCGGCCCTGTCAACGGTTACGTCTGGAGATCAAGGGGAAAGAAACCCCAGAGCAAGTCGCTGCTGCCCTGCTGACCTTGGCAGAGGGCTCCCGTCCCCAGGAGGAGAGTCCTGAGCCGATTGTGGAAGTTCGTCTGGTGGGGCAGGTGGGCTTTGCCAAACACGACCTGGATAGCCGCGCCCTCCAGAGACAACTGCAACAAGTGACCGGAGCCTTAATCTTGTTGTTTCGCTTCGAGGCGACCCCTTTAGAACTGGGATCCGCCGCAATCACCTTAGAAGAAGAAGGTCAACGGCTACAAATTGAGGAGAAAATCTACACCGATCTGTTGAGTGGTCATGCTCATTATCGTAAGCGCAGCATTGAACTGGCTCATCTATTGCTAGATCTCAAAGAAAAAGTGTTGGATGGTCAAGAAGAATCGGAAGTGTACTCCCATTTGAGCAGCACTTTTCTGGAGGAGGAAGACTAA
- a CDS encoding bestrophin family protein: MVSQPRSWEALRWFRLALQLQGSVVPAVLPRTLICGLFGVLISILYELGLPLDLPALVVFVPNIVLGLMLVFRTNTAYERFWEGRKAWGALVNDVRNLARLIWVVIEEQQLGDREEKIETLYLLPAFAVAMKQHLRQEFLPEEIQPLVSPEKLQRLKSLNHPPLQIAFWIGDYLQQQYETQRVEVYQLTIMVERLNSMVDALGACERILMTPMPLAYALHLKQLLLLYCLSLPFQMVQGLGWMTGAITGLVSFMLFGIEEIGIEIENPFGRDPNDLPLDAICGKMWHNITDLIHSNRLT, encoded by the coding sequence ATGGTCAGTCAGCCTAGGTCTTGGGAGGCGTTGCGTTGGTTCCGGCTGGCCCTACAGCTACAAGGATCGGTGGTGCCAGCGGTGCTTCCCCGCACCCTCATTTGTGGGTTGTTCGGGGTGTTGATCTCGATCCTTTACGAGTTGGGGTTGCCGCTGGATCTGCCGGCGTTGGTGGTGTTTGTGCCGAATATCGTATTGGGGTTGATGCTGGTGTTTCGCACCAACACAGCCTACGAACGGTTTTGGGAGGGTCGCAAAGCCTGGGGCGCTTTGGTGAATGATGTGCGAAATTTAGCACGACTGATTTGGGTGGTGATTGAAGAACAGCAGCTGGGCGACCGGGAAGAAAAAATCGAAACCCTATATCTACTGCCCGCTTTCGCGGTGGCCATGAAGCAGCACCTGCGCCAAGAATTCCTGCCGGAAGAGATTCAACCGTTGGTTAGCCCGGAAAAACTACAGCGTCTCAAAAGCCTGAATCATCCCCCTTTGCAGATTGCCTTTTGGATCGGGGATTACTTGCAGCAGCAGTATGAAACCCAGCGGGTCGAGGTGTATCAGCTAACGATTATGGTGGAACGGCTCAACAGCATGGTAGATGCATTGGGAGCTTGCGAGCGAATTTTGATGACGCCGATGCCTTTGGCCTACGCCCTACATTTAAAGCAGTTGTTGTTGCTCTATTGCTTGTCTTTGCCATTTCAGATGGTGCAGGGATTGGGCTGGATGACCGGGGCAATCACAGGGTTGGTGAGCTTTATGTTGTTTGGTATCGAAGAGATTGGCATTGAAATTGAGAACCCCTTTGGCCGGGATCCCAATGATTTGCCGTTGGATGCGATTTGCGGAAAAATGTGGCACAACATCACAGATTTAATTCATTCGAACCGATTAACTTAG
- a CDS encoding helix-turn-helix domain-containing protein, producing the protein MAGVLKLDIQESVEELKLLLGKQATPMGKERVQALYLLKIGKVKTITGLAEILGRDISTIFRWFQRYKTAGLEGLLTVPRNQGRKPLIPTPILESLKQELHQPGRFRTYSDIRDWLRENHGVDASYKVVHETVRYRLKVRLRGSRGKRRSGAVRAS; encoded by the coding sequence ATGGCTGGAGTTCTTAAGTTAGACATTCAAGAATCGGTCGAAGAGTTAAAATTGCTACTCGGCAAGCAGGCTACCCCGATGGGCAAAGAGCGGGTTCAAGCTCTTTATCTTCTCAAGATTGGAAAAGTCAAGACGATTACGGGTTTGGCTGAAATTTTGGGCCGGGATATCTCAACCATTTTCCGGTGGTTTCAACGCTACAAAACCGCAGGCCTAGAAGGCCTGTTGACGGTGCCCCGCAATCAAGGGCGCAAACCCCTCATCCCCACTCCAATTTTGGAAAGTCTCAAACAAGAGCTGCATCAACCCGGTCGGTTCCGCACCTACAGCGACATTCGCGACTGGCTGCGGGAAAACCACGGGGTGGATGCCTCCTATAAGGTGGTGCACGAAACGGTGCGCTACCGCCTCAAGGTGCGTTTGCGGGGATCCCGTGGGAAGCGGCGTTCTGGAGCTGTACGAGCTTCTTAG
- a CDS encoding anti-sigma factor domain-containing protein, translated as MKRSLMAELTDSELMRQIQSRDRRSHFLLKDRYQKRLLDIALATLKQPHQAEEVVRQVFEFCWKRADVFDIERDRSVALWLYELTAFQARERLRRWAWLPAPTAIQTTASVWPRRILLVGLGVLGLYATGMTVEYWRLRWQWGSLLPEDQMAIQRLYQEWQQQPDIQRITLRDPSLGNPLLVQALWSPRAKQVLLLASEMAPAPQGSTYQLWLQSDLEGGAQMLESAGTFTVNGEGSLQWLSRPTLSAQPTRLLITLEPIGGSESPTGAPLLQSHVLTPAAQL; from the coding sequence ATGAAACGGAGTCTTATGGCGGAGCTGACCGATTCCGAGCTGATGCGCCAGATCCAATCGCGGGATCGGCGCAGCCACTTTCTCCTGAAGGATCGCTATCAAAAGCGGCTACTCGATATTGCCTTGGCCACCCTCAAGCAACCCCACCAAGCAGAAGAAGTGGTGCGCCAGGTATTCGAGTTTTGCTGGAAGCGGGCGGATGTATTCGATATAGAACGGGATCGCTCGGTAGCCTTGTGGCTGTACGAACTGACGGCCTTTCAAGCAAGAGAACGGTTGCGGCGCTGGGCCTGGTTGCCGGCTCCCACCGCGATTCAAACGACAGCTTCTGTTTGGCCTCGACGCATTCTGTTGGTCGGTCTGGGGGTTTTGGGACTCTATGCGACAGGAATGACGGTAGAATACTGGCGCTTGCGCTGGCAGTGGGGATCCCTCTTGCCTGAGGATCAGATGGCAATCCAGCGGCTTTACCAAGAGTGGCAACAGCAGCCGGATATTCAACGGATAACCCTACGGGATCCCAGCCTGGGGAACCCGCTGCTGGTACAGGCCTTGTGGTCACCCCGTGCCAAGCAGGTGTTGCTGTTGGCTTCAGAAATGGCTCCTGCCCCCCAGGGAAGCACCTATCAGTTGTGGTTGCAGTCGGATTTGGAGGGAGGCGCGCAAATGCTAGAAAGTGCCGGCACCTTTACCGTCAATGGAGAGGGATCCCTGCAATGGCTGAGTCGGCCTACGCTTTCTGCGCAACCCACTCGCCTATTGATCACCCTCGAACCGATAGGAGGGAGCGAGTCTCCTACAGGAGCGCCGTTGTTGCAAAGTCATGTTTTGACTCCGGCTGCCCAGCTGTGA
- the tatA gene encoding twin-arginine translocase TatA/TatE family subunit: MTILLPSEPVLAVGIFGMGLPELAVIGVIAVVVFGPKKLPELGSAVGKALRGFKQEMNNPSSDEESASTESSEKVAEKDAA, encoded by the coding sequence ATGACTATTCTGCTACCGAGTGAACCTGTTCTGGCCGTGGGGATTTTCGGCATGGGTCTGCCGGAACTGGCGGTGATTGGGGTGATTGCGGTGGTCGTGTTTGGCCCCAAGAAGTTACCGGAGTTGGGCAGTGCTGTGGGCAAAGCTCTGCGCGGCTTCAAACAGGAGATGAACAATCCCAGCAGCGATGAAGAGTCTGCCAGCACCGAAAGCTCTGAGAAGGTGGCAGAGAAGGATGCTGCCTGA
- a CDS encoding dihydrolipoyl dehydrogenase family protein has product MTVPYDVVVIGAGSAGLVVASAASQLKAKVLLVEGSDRIGGDCLWYGCVPSKSLIHVAHTVHQIHQAAASGLVSSLNGTGIQVDYLKVYQHIRSAQEFIANHADSPDRFRNLGVEIVFEKGRFVDERTFEVGGRRVQARAFVVATGSRPLIPPLPGLAEVGCLTNESVFDLTRLPKSVAVIGAGPIGCELGQALARLGSEVSLIASRDRILPKEDPEAAQAVQHQLAQDGIHILTQTRAQKVSLENGEKLLYVGAKNGNGGKVIRVEEILVAAGRIPNLEGLGLEAAGVQYSAQGIQVNAKLQTSNPRIYGCGDVIGGHQFTHVAGYEAAVALVNALFLPISKASYRVIPWATFTEPELARVGLTESEAQQRYGQDVMVLKHEFAEVDRAQAEAATLGFAKLICRRNGQILGAHLVGSHAGELIHEVVLAMSHQLPVSALTGIHVYPTLSEVNAKAALQHKKQKFAANTRLQNLLQRFFAWRRAWS; this is encoded by the coding sequence ATGACTGTTCCCTATGATGTTGTCGTCATTGGTGCTGGTTCAGCAGGTCTTGTGGTGGCCAGTGCAGCCTCTCAACTGAAGGCGAAAGTCCTGCTGGTGGAAGGCAGCGATCGCATCGGCGGAGATTGCCTTTGGTACGGCTGTGTACCGAGCAAATCCTTAATCCACGTTGCCCATACGGTTCACCAAATTCACCAGGCGGCTGCTTCTGGTTTGGTTTCTTCGCTAAACGGGACAGGGATCCAGGTGGATTACCTCAAGGTGTACCAACATATCCGCTCTGCTCAGGAGTTCATTGCCAACCATGCCGACTCGCCGGATCGCTTTCGCAACCTGGGGGTGGAGATCGTTTTTGAAAAGGGCCGCTTTGTGGATGAACGCACCTTCGAGGTGGGGGGGCGGCGGGTACAGGCGCGGGCTTTCGTGGTGGCCACCGGATCCCGCCCGTTGATCCCTCCCCTGCCGGGTTTGGCGGAGGTGGGCTGCCTGACCAATGAATCGGTGTTTGATCTGACGCGATTGCCCAAATCGGTGGCGGTTATCGGGGCGGGGCCAATTGGTTGTGAATTGGGACAAGCGCTAGCCCGCCTCGGCTCCGAAGTGAGCTTGATTGCCAGCCGGGATCGGATCCTGCCCAAGGAGGATCCCGAAGCTGCCCAGGCGGTGCAGCATCAGTTGGCTCAAGACGGGATCCACATTTTGACCCAAACCCGTGCCCAAAAAGTCAGCCTAGAGAACGGCGAAAAGCTCCTCTACGTCGGGGCGAAAAACGGCAATGGCGGCAAGGTGATCCGCGTAGAAGAGATTTTGGTAGCCGCAGGTCGGATCCCGAACCTGGAAGGGCTAGGCTTGGAGGCTGCCGGTGTACAGTACAGCGCTCAAGGGATCCAGGTGAACGCCAAACTGCAAACCAGCAACCCCCGGATCTATGGCTGCGGCGATGTGATTGGGGGGCACCAATTCACCCATGTGGCCGGGTACGAAGCGGCAGTGGCTCTGGTCAATGCCCTGTTTTTACCCATCAGTAAGGCCAGTTACCGGGTTATTCCCTGGGCTACCTTCACCGAGCCGGAACTGGCCCGGGTTGGTCTTACCGAAAGCGAAGCCCAACAGAGATACGGCCAAGATGTGATGGTGCTCAAGCACGAGTTTGCCGAAGTGGATCGCGCCCAAGCGGAAGCGGCTACGCTGGGCTTTGCCAAATTGATCTGTCGGCGCAACGGCCAGATTTTGGGAGCCCACCTTGTCGGATCCCATGCGGGAGAGCTAATTCATGAGGTGGTCTTGGCCATGAGCCACCAATTGCCCGTCTCGGCCCTGACGGGGATCCACGTTTACCCCACCCTCTCAGAAGTGAACGCCAAAGCCGCCCTACAGCACAAGAAACAAAAATTTGCCGCCAACACCCGCCTGCAAAACCTTCTGCAGAGGTTCTTCGCTTGGAGGCGGGCCTGGAGTTAA
- the glgB gene encoding 1,4-alpha-glucan branching protein GlgB, with protein sequence MAFLLSAEQVGQFVSNQWRDPFAVLGPQQIEEAGESFWLVRALIPNAKQVWLVERATGQAHLMQPLHPETLFELRWPSGDPLPDYFLRSQRTWDPEGRQLEEWEDPYRFPLEQVNHVGEVDRYLFGEGNHHRIYDKLGAHAITVEGVAGVHFAVWAPNARNVSVIGDFNHWDGRQHQMKMLGESGIWAVFIPGVPVGAIYKYEVKTPWGDIYEKSDPYGFQQEVRPKTGSVVTDLSSYTWEDQAWLEQRAATEPLRSPVSVYEVHLGSWMHGSAEDPPATGQSVLVDQKPNTRFFTYRELADKLIPYVKELGFTHIELLPIAEHPFDGSWGYQVIGHYAATSRHGSPQDFMYFVDQAHQAGIGVIVDWVPGHFPKDGHGLAFFDGTHLYEYGDSRKGEHKGWGTLVFNYGRNEVRNYLVANALFWFEKYHIDGIRVDAVASMLYLDYDRKEWLPNPYGGREHIEAIDFFRQLNTLIFKYNPGALSIAEESTAWPMVTWPTHVGGLGFNLKWNMGWMHDMLDYFHMDPWFRQFHPNLVTFSLMYAFSENYMLAFSHDEVVHGKSHMLGKMPGDHWHKFASLRALYGYMFTHPGKKTLFMSMEFGQWNEWNVWADLDWDLLQFEPHAKLHDYVASLNRLLRLEPALYTQDIKPEGFRWIDCSDHRGVVSFIRYGEDPNEWVVVVCNFTPVVWPNYRIGVPARGFYRELFNSDAVEFWGSGVGNLGGKWTDDWACHSLPYSLDLCLPQLSTLVLKWQPPDPVESQG encoded by the coding sequence ATGGCATTTCTTCTGTCTGCCGAACAAGTGGGTCAGTTTGTCTCTAACCAATGGCGGGATCCCTTTGCCGTTTTGGGGCCACAGCAGATAGAAGAGGCCGGTGAGTCCTTTTGGCTGGTGCGTGCCCTTATCCCCAATGCCAAGCAGGTTTGGCTGGTGGAACGGGCCACCGGGCAAGCTCATCTGATGCAGCCGCTACACCCAGAGACCCTGTTTGAACTGCGCTGGCCCTCTGGGGATCCCTTGCCGGACTATTTTTTAAGATCACAGCGCACCTGGGATCCCGAAGGGCGACAGTTGGAAGAGTGGGAGGATCCCTATCGGTTTCCCCTAGAGCAGGTGAATCATGTGGGGGAAGTGGATCGCTACTTGTTTGGCGAAGGCAACCACCACCGCATCTACGACAAGCTGGGCGCTCATGCCATCACTGTCGAGGGGGTAGCCGGAGTTCACTTTGCCGTTTGGGCCCCTAATGCTCGTAATGTCAGCGTTATCGGCGATTTTAACCACTGGGATGGCCGCCAACACCAGATGAAGATGCTGGGAGAAAGCGGCATTTGGGCTGTGTTCATTCCCGGTGTGCCTGTGGGGGCGATCTACAAATATGAGGTGAAAACCCCCTGGGGCGATATTTACGAAAAATCGGATCCCTATGGCTTCCAGCAGGAGGTACGACCCAAGACCGGCTCCGTTGTCACGGATTTGAGCAGCTATACCTGGGAGGATCAAGCCTGGCTGGAACAGCGAGCCGCTACCGAACCCTTACGCTCTCCTGTCTCCGTCTATGAAGTACATCTGGGATCCTGGATGCACGGCTCGGCTGAGGATCCCCCGGCCACAGGGCAAAGTGTGTTGGTGGATCAAAAGCCCAATACTCGCTTCTTCACCTATCGGGAGCTAGCGGACAAATTGATCCCCTATGTGAAGGAGCTAGGCTTTACCCACATTGAGCTTTTGCCGATAGCAGAGCACCCCTTCGATGGCTCTTGGGGCTATCAGGTGATCGGTCACTATGCCGCCACATCCCGCCATGGATCCCCGCAAGACTTCATGTATTTTGTTGACCAAGCCCACCAAGCCGGGATCGGGGTGATTGTCGATTGGGTGCCGGGACATTTTCCTAAAGATGGGCATGGGTTGGCCTTTTTCGACGGCACTCATTTGTACGAGTATGGCGATTCTCGCAAAGGGGAACACAAGGGTTGGGGCACGTTGGTCTTTAACTATGGCCGCAACGAAGTGCGCAATTATCTGGTGGCCAACGCCCTCTTTTGGTTCGAGAAATACCACATCGACGGGATCCGGGTGGATGCGGTAGCTTCCATGCTGTATCTGGATTACGACCGCAAAGAATGGCTGCCCAATCCCTACGGCGGAAGGGAACATATCGAAGCCATTGACTTTTTCCGCCAACTCAATACCCTGATTTTCAAATACAACCCCGGTGCTCTTTCCATTGCGGAAGAATCCACCGCTTGGCCGATGGTGACCTGGCCAACGCATGTGGGCGGGTTGGGCTTCAACCTGAAGTGGAATATGGGCTGGATGCACGACATGCTGGATTATTTCCACATGGATCCCTGGTTCCGCCAGTTCCATCCCAATTTGGTCACCTTTAGCCTCATGTACGCCTTTAGTGAAAACTATATGCTGGCCTTCTCTCACGATGAGGTGGTACATGGCAAGAGCCACATGCTGGGCAAAATGCCTGGGGATCATTGGCACAAATTTGCCAGTCTGCGGGCTTTGTACGGCTATATGTTCACCCACCCCGGCAAGAAAACCCTGTTCATGAGCATGGAGTTTGGCCAGTGGAACGAATGGAATGTTTGGGCTGACTTGGATTGGGATCTATTGCAGTTTGAACCCCATGCCAAGTTGCACGATTACGTGGCCAGTTTGAATCGATTGTTGCGCTTGGAACCCGCTCTCTACACCCAAGACATCAAACCGGAGGGGTTCCGCTGGATTGACTGTAGCGATCATCGTGGCGTTGTCTCCTTCATTCGCTACGGGGAGGATCCCAACGAGTGGGTGGTGGTGGTGTGTAATTTCACGCCGGTAGTTTGGCCCAACTACCGCATTGGCGTGCCGGCACGAGGTTTCTATCGAGAGCTGTTCAATAGTGATGCTGTCGAGTTTTGGGGCAGCGGGGTGGGCAATTTGGGGGGCAAATGGACGGATGACTGGGCCTGCCACAGTCTGCCCTATTCCCTAGATCTTTGCCTGCCGCAACTCTCCACCCTGGTGCTGAAATGGCAACCGCCGGATCCGGTTGAGTCTCAAGGATAG
- a CDS encoding YqeG family HAD IIIA-type phosphatase, with amino-acid sequence MVHKPWFKLLQPDLVVAGTVLRLQPEALLEWRVRGIIFDVDGTLLPIQQAEVDPAVVAWLEQLRPQFQIWLVSNNINRNRIRQIGESLDLPHIHRAGKPSRRALRRAVTQMGLPVEAVAMVGDRLLTDILAGNRLGLVTVLVNSLLAGVVEEKPAAILDPRS; translated from the coding sequence ATGGTACACAAACCTTGGTTCAAACTCCTTCAGCCGGATTTGGTGGTGGCAGGCACCGTCTTGCGGCTACAGCCGGAAGCGCTGTTGGAATGGAGGGTACGAGGCATTATCTTCGATGTGGACGGTACGCTGTTGCCGATTCAACAGGCTGAGGTGGATCCCGCCGTGGTGGCTTGGCTGGAGCAGTTGCGCCCCCAATTCCAAATTTGGCTGGTGAGCAACAACATCAACCGCAACCGGATTCGGCAAATCGGAGAAAGCCTGGATCTGCCCCACATTCACCGCGCTGGGAAACCTTCACGGCGGGCTTTGCGGCGGGCAGTAACCCAGATGGGCTTGCCAGTGGAGGCGGTAGCCATGGTGGGGGATCGGCTGTTAACGGATATTTTGGCAGGTAACCGACTGGGTTTGGTGACGGTGCTGGTCAACTCCCTCTTGGCGGGAGTGGTGGAAGAGAAACCTGCTGCGATTTTGGATCCCCGCTCGTAG
- the mltG gene encoding endolytic transglycosylase MltG encodes MAEDLQLPAQQDTRLPKRSAVPPHSSTRRWARRCLQGIVLLLAVAVGLAYWQWQRWLQPVGGSEPIQVVIEQGSSSRSIGQKLYQAGVIRSDVAWRLWSRTLARDWVFQAGTYLLDPSQDMLAVAQQLRQGNVLQTRLTIPEGWRIDQMAAALAQRNWLGADTFIAMAQVIPPLDWLPQDLKSLEGYLFPDTYLFPVEQVEGSLPDHEKAQTVVNAMLQRFVSVALPLFQQHSTPLSLHEWVTLASIVEREAVVPEERALIAGVFLNRLRQGIPLGADPTVEYALNIRQTPDRRLTLAEVRTPSPYNTYLNPGLPPGPIASPGLASLAAVLEPEETDFLYFVARYDGTHVFSKTLAEHEAAQLQIIRERQAGQTSPGAATSP; translated from the coding sequence ATGGCAGAAGATCTGCAGCTTCCGGCTCAACAGGATACTCGTTTGCCCAAACGCTCAGCTGTGCCTCCCCACTCCAGCACTCGTCGCTGGGCTAGGCGTTGTCTTCAGGGTATTGTGCTTCTGCTGGCGGTGGCTGTCGGTTTGGCCTACTGGCAGTGGCAACGTTGGCTACAACCCGTGGGCGGTTCAGAACCCATCCAGGTGGTGATCGAGCAGGGGAGCAGTAGCCGTTCAATCGGGCAAAAGCTTTACCAGGCGGGTGTGATTCGCTCCGATGTAGCCTGGAGGCTATGGAGTCGTACCCTAGCACGGGATTGGGTATTTCAGGCAGGTACTTACTTGCTGGATCCCAGTCAAGACATGTTGGCGGTGGCCCAGCAACTGCGCCAGGGTAACGTCCTACAAACGCGGCTGACAATCCCGGAAGGTTGGCGGATCGACCAGATGGCGGCTGCGTTGGCCCAACGAAATTGGCTTGGGGCCGATACGTTCATCGCCATGGCTCAGGTGATTCCACCCCTAGATTGGCTGCCCCAGGATCTCAAGTCTCTGGAAGGGTATCTGTTCCCGGATACCTACCTGTTTCCGGTGGAACAAGTAGAGGGATCCCTACCGGATCACGAGAAGGCCCAAACGGTGGTCAATGCCATGTTGCAGCGGTTTGTCTCAGTGGCTTTGCCTCTGTTTCAACAACATTCCACCCCCTTATCCCTCCACGAGTGGGTCACCTTGGCCAGCATTGTGGAGCGGGAGGCAGTGGTGCCGGAGGAGCGAGCCTTAATTGCGGGTGTCTTTTTGAACCGGCTCAGGCAAGGGATCCCGTTGGGGGCGGATCCGACGGTGGAATATGCTCTCAATATCCGTCAAACACCGGATCGCCGCCTCACCCTGGCAGAAGTGCGTACCCCCTCCCCCTACAACACTTACCTCAATCCAGGCTTACCTCCTGGCCCGATTGCCAGTCCTGGATTGGCTAGCTTAGCAGCCGTTTTAGAACCGGAGGAGACGGATTTCCTCTATTTTGTCGCCCGCTACGACGGCACCCATGTTTTCAGCAAAACACTAGCAGAGCATGAGGCGGCTCAACTCCAAATTATCCGGGAGCGGCAAGCAGGGCAGACCTCACCGGGAGCGGCAACAAGTCCTTAA
- the pyrH gene encoding UMP kinase, which translates to MKYRRILLKLSGEALMGERSYGIDPEILQSIASEVGSVVRADVQVAIVVGGGNIWRGRKEAAAQGMDRASADYVGMLATVINALTLQDAIERAGIPTRVQTAIAMQEVAEPYIRRRAIRHLEKGRVVIFGAGSGNPFFTTDTTAALRAAEIDAEVIFKATKVDGVYDADPKTHPQARRYDVLSYQDVLTHDLRVMDSTAIALCKENQLPIVVFDLTTPGNIYRVVTGEPIGTVIRQHPGENKGIPVTVAQES; encoded by the coding sequence ATGAAATATCGACGGATTTTACTGAAACTGAGCGGTGAAGCCCTGATGGGGGAACGTTCCTATGGAATTGACCCCGAGATTTTGCAATCGATTGCCAGTGAAGTCGGCTCCGTGGTGCGGGCCGATGTGCAAGTAGCGATTGTGGTGGGGGGCGGGAATATCTGGCGGGGCCGTAAAGAGGCGGCGGCCCAAGGCATGGATCGGGCTTCTGCCGACTATGTGGGCATGTTGGCCACGGTTATCAACGCCCTCACCTTACAGGATGCTATCGAGCGCGCCGGGATCCCCACCCGCGTCCAGACCGCCATTGCCATGCAGGAAGTGGCAGAACCCTACATTCGTCGTCGCGCCATCCGTCATTTAGAAAAGGGGCGGGTGGTGATCTTTGGAGCCGGTTCAGGAAATCCGTTTTTCACCACCGACACCACTGCAGCTTTGCGGGCAGCTGAGATCGATGCAGAGGTGATCTTCAAGGCTACGAAGGTAGATGGGGTTTACGATGCCGATCCCAAGACCCACCCCCAAGCCCGCCGTTATGATGTCCTTAGCTACCAGGATGTGCTCACCCACGATTTGCGGGTGATGGACAGTACTGCCATTGCCCTGTGTAAAGAGAATCAACTGCCTATTGTCGTCTTTGACCTGACAACCCCCGGCAATATCTATCGAGTGGTGACGGGAGAACCGATCGGGACGGTGATCAGGCAGCATCCCGGGGAGAACAAGGGGATCCCAGTCACTGTGGCTCAGGAGAGCTGA
- a CDS encoding TMEM165/GDT1 family protein: protein MLIDKDDSPNSSSLGQTAWRVILVSFGSILLAEMGDKTQLATLLLSARAQNPVVIFFGAAAALISTSLIGVWAGAWVARWFPPRWIKTAAGLGFVLIGLTLLWGSLPIAS from the coding sequence GTGTTGATCGACAAGGACGATAGCCCAAATTCATCTTCCTTAGGCCAAACAGCCTGGCGGGTTATCCTAGTCAGTTTTGGCTCGATTCTGCTGGCAGAAATGGGAGATAAAACCCAACTTGCAACATTGCTCCTGAGTGCACGCGCTCAAAACCCTGTGGTGATCTTTTTCGGAGCCGCCGCCGCCTTGATCAGCACCAGCTTAATCGGGGTGTGGGCCGGGGCCTGGGTGGCACGATGGTTCCCGCCTCGCTGGATTAAAACTGCGGCCGGTTTAGGTTTTGTGTTGATCGGGCTAACGCTGCTGTGGGGATCCCTGCCAATAGCCAGTTGA